The following proteins are encoded in a genomic region of Acidimicrobiales bacterium:
- a CDS encoding 4Fe-4S dicluster domain-containing protein: MRPTRYGVDDTPVFVIDQSRCIGCEACVSACMECGTHRGQSLIHLERIDRAASTQTAPMVCMHCEDPTCAQVCPADAIKQTEGGVVQSALKPRCIGCSNCVLACPFGVPKYVAEVDQMMKCDMCTDRTSEGYAPMCASVCPSEALWYGTVEEFHATRPGALVDNWLFGRQSVHTKVHAVVDDVGGGPIDVLGGAATGTWLDDPFGLDEGMHDRSGGVVR, from the coding sequence ATGAGGCCCACGCGGTACGGCGTCGACGACACGCCGGTGTTCGTCATCGACCAGAGCCGCTGCATCGGTTGCGAGGCCTGTGTGTCGGCCTGCATGGAGTGCGGCACCCACCGGGGCCAGTCCCTCATCCACCTCGAGCGCATCGATCGGGCCGCCAGCACCCAGACCGCGCCCATGGTGTGCATGCACTGCGAGGACCCCACCTGCGCGCAGGTGTGCCCCGCCGACGCCATCAAGCAGACCGAGGGCGGCGTCGTGCAGTCCGCCCTCAAGCCCCGGTGCATCGGCTGCTCCAACTGCGTCCTGGCCTGCCCGTTCGGCGTGCCCAAGTACGTGGCCGAGGTCGACCAGATGATGAAGTGCGACATGTGCACCGACCGGACGTCCGAGGGGTACGCGCCCATGTGCGCCTCGGTGTGCCCCAGCGAGGCGCTCTGGTACGGCACGGTCGAGGAGTTCCACGCCACCCGCCCCGGGGCCCTGGTCGACAACTGGCTGTTCGGCCGCCAGTCGGTGCACACCAAGGTGCATGCCGTCGTCGATGACGTCGGCGGCGGCCCGATCGACGTGCTCGGTGGCGCGGCGACCGGCACATGGCTCGACGACCCGTTCGGCCTGGACGAGGGCATGCACGATCGCTCTGGCGGGGTGGTCCGATGA
- a CDS encoding phosphotransferase → MEVDERRTPEDELGPVLAAGRDAAVHALGDDRVLRRTPSAARDLRAEAAIMEHVRAAGYPAPQVFRVGPGEMVLERIEGPTMLEAIEAKVWQVDRHARTLADLHTRLHVLPPPADLAHHAESALAGDAIVHQDLHPGNVLLSAAGPVVIDWTNARRADPDADVALTWLLMAAFDHDQPPPAGSLPHRLVTMVERAAEPRLRARLVRTFVRSSGREAAARALLPAVARHRLHDPNVRPGEADAIRTLVARETGDSLPT, encoded by the coding sequence ATGGAGGTCGACGAGCGGCGCACGCCGGAGGATGAGCTCGGGCCGGTGCTGGCCGCCGGCCGGGACGCCGCGGTTCACGCCCTCGGTGACGACCGGGTGCTGCGGCGGACACCCTCGGCGGCGCGTGACCTGCGAGCGGAGGCCGCCATCATGGAGCACGTGCGGGCGGCGGGCTACCCCGCCCCGCAGGTGTTCCGGGTGGGCCCGGGCGAGATGGTCCTCGAGCGCATCGAGGGCCCGACCATGCTCGAGGCCATCGAGGCCAAGGTGTGGCAGGTCGATCGCCACGCCCGCACGCTCGCCGATTTGCACACGCGGCTGCACGTCCTTCCCCCGCCGGCCGACCTGGCCCACCACGCCGAGTCGGCACTCGCCGGCGACGCCATCGTCCACCAGGACCTGCACCCCGGCAACGTCCTGCTCTCCGCCGCCGGCCCGGTGGTGATCGACTGGACCAACGCCCGGCGGGCCGATCCGGACGCCGACGTCGCCCTCACCTGGCTGCTGATGGCGGCGTTCGACCATGACCAGCCACCGCCGGCAGGCTCGCTGCCCCACCGCCTCGTGACGATGGTCGAACGAGCAGCGGAGCCCCGCCTGCGCGCCCGATTGGTGCGCACCTTCGTCCGTTCGTCCGGCCGCGAAGCGGCCGCCCGGGCCCTCCTCCCCGCCGTCGCCCGCCACCGCCTGCACGACCCCAACGTCCGCCCCGGCGAGGCCGACGCCATCCGCACCCTCGTCGCCCGTGAGACCGGGGACTCGCTCCCGACGTAG
- a CDS encoding zinc ABC transporter substrate-binding protein — MLSAFLTARALRPAMIVLALAVSASCASSEEDAGDSEVGADREQVQAAAAFYPLAEALERVGGDRVEVTNLTPPGGGPHDLELTPRQVTDLADVDLVLYLSGGFQPQVEDAVGGLGDDVTVVDGLEGIDLLPAADQLQGTQGEADGEVLADGSDPHVWVDPLLQAQIAEDAHAALVDLDPDGAADFDAGLAAYQDELNTLDADYRAGLADCDSRVIVTSHRAFEYLARRHDLVQIAIAGITPDDDPDPRTLEAVADAARENDVQVIFFEEQVPPDLAETVADEIGASTDALDPVESITQDRLDDGATYDTIMRENLDSLTEGLGCS; from the coding sequence ATGCTTTCTGCCTTTCTCACCGCCCGTGCCCTCCGCCCCGCGATGATCGTCCTCGCCCTCGCCGTGTCTGCGTCGTGCGCGTCCTCCGAGGAGGATGCCGGGGACTCGGAGGTCGGCGCCGACAGGGAGCAAGTCCAGGCGGCCGCCGCCTTCTATCCGCTGGCCGAGGCACTCGAGCGCGTCGGCGGTGATCGGGTCGAGGTGACGAACCTCACACCGCCCGGTGGGGGCCCTCACGACCTGGAGCTCACGCCTCGGCAGGTCACCGACCTCGCCGACGTCGACCTCGTCCTGTACCTGTCGGGTGGGTTCCAGCCTCAGGTCGAGGATGCGGTGGGTGGCCTCGGCGACGACGTCACGGTCGTCGACGGTCTGGAAGGGATCGACCTCCTTCCGGCCGCCGATCAACTCCAGGGCACCCAGGGCGAGGCCGACGGCGAGGTGCTCGCCGACGGCTCCGATCCTCACGTCTGGGTCGACCCCCTCCTCCAGGCGCAGATCGCCGAGGACGCCCACGCCGCCCTTGTCGATCTCGATCCGGACGGCGCCGCCGACTTCGACGCGGGCCTCGCCGCCTACCAGGACGAGCTGAACACGCTGGACGCCGACTATCGGGCGGGCCTCGCCGACTGCGACTCACGGGTCATCGTCACCAGCCACCGCGCCTTCGAGTACCTGGCCCGACGTCACGACCTCGTCCAGATCGCGATCGCCGGGATCACCCCGGACGACGATCCGGACCCTCGCACCCTCGAGGCCGTGGCGGACGCAGCCCGCGAGAACGACGTGCAGGTCATCTTCTTCGAGGAGCAGGTGCCGCCGGACCTCGCCGAGACCGTGGCCGACGAGATCGGCGCGAGCACCGACGCCCTGGACCCGGTCGAGAGCATCACCCAGGACCGCCTCGACGACGGGGCCACCTACGACACGATCATGCGGGAGAACCTCGACTCGCTGACCGAGGGCCTCGGCTGCTCGTGA
- a CDS encoding metal ABC transporter permease, producing the protein MASWLLDPYQTQFMRHALATAAIIGVLCPVVGVWVVLRRLAYLGDAMSHATLSGVAVAYLVGASIAAGALVAGLVMGGLISVLGSRRRLGDDTVIGVVETILFAVGVLIISRSDGIGVDLSHFLLGQITTVSVSELRVNGVLALSALVVVAVLHRDLLAATFDPTHARQVGIDDRKLRLVVLALVSVSVVVSLQTVGLLMSVAILVTPAATARLVTHRLSTMTAVAVVGGLTSTVGGLTASYHLDTPPGATIALTAAGIFLVVFTATVPARVEHRFRRQPAEPPPIAPHNGVPT; encoded by the coding sequence ATGGCGTCGTGGCTGCTGGACCCCTACCAGACCCAGTTCATGCGCCACGCCCTGGCCACGGCGGCCATCATCGGCGTCCTCTGCCCGGTGGTGGGTGTGTGGGTGGTGCTGCGCCGCCTGGCCTACCTCGGCGACGCGATGTCCCACGCCACGCTCTCGGGGGTCGCGGTCGCCTATCTGGTCGGTGCCAGCATCGCCGCGGGCGCGCTGGTGGCCGGGCTGGTGATGGGCGGCCTCATCAGCGTGCTCGGAAGCCGGCGGCGACTCGGGGATGACACGGTCATCGGCGTCGTCGAGACGATCCTCTTCGCGGTCGGCGTGCTGATCATCTCGCGCAGCGACGGGATCGGGGTCGACCTCTCCCACTTCCTCCTCGGCCAGATCACCACGGTGAGCGTGAGCGAACTGCGGGTGAACGGCGTGCTCGCCCTGAGCGCGCTCGTCGTCGTCGCCGTCCTGCACCGGGACCTGCTCGCCGCCACCTTCGACCCCACCCACGCCCGCCAGGTCGGCATCGACGACCGCAAGCTCCGCCTGGTCGTCCTCGCCCTCGTGTCCGTCAGCGTCGTGGTCTCCCTCCAGACCGTCGGGCTCCTGATGAGCGTCGCCATCCTCGTCACGCCGGCGGCCACGGCCCGCCTCGTCACCCATCGCCTGTCGACCATGACGGCGGTGGCCGTCGTGGGCGGGCTCACCTCGACCGTCGGCGGCCTGACCGCCAGCTACCACCTCGACACGCCGCCCGGGGCGACCATCGCCCTGACCGCCGCCGGCATCTTCCTCGTCGTGTTCACCGCCACCGTGCCGGCCCGTGTCGAGCACCGGTTCCGACGCCAGCCCGCCGAACCACCACCGATCGCCCCTCACAACGGAGTTCCGACATGA
- a CDS encoding ABC transporter ATP-binding protein: MTGRAGGPPAAVLARDVSVTYGTRVALRSVSFAAGWSELIAVIGPNGAGKSTLFKALCGLVPADGELAVGGDGCHHQRSTRAKVAFLPQRADVDLHFPITVEQLVLTGRRPHLPPWRRPRHIDRQAVAGALERVGLTDRGRDPIGTLSGGQAQRAFVARALTQEAGVLLLDEPMAGLDLPSTTDLIHLLRSLADDGRTVLVATHDLALTRHHFARCLAINGRLVADGSPDQVLDADTLDATFGSGTDLADLTVAAV; the protein is encoded by the coding sequence GTGACGGGTCGCGCCGGCGGGCCCCCCGCCGCGGTCCTGGCCCGTGACGTCTCGGTCACCTACGGCACCCGGGTCGCCTTGCGCTCCGTCTCGTTCGCAGCCGGATGGAGCGAGCTCATCGCGGTCATCGGGCCGAACGGTGCGGGGAAGTCGACCCTCTTCAAGGCGCTGTGCGGGTTGGTCCCCGCGGACGGCGAGCTCGCCGTCGGCGGCGACGGCTGCCACCACCAGCGGAGCACACGGGCCAAGGTCGCCTTCCTCCCCCAGCGGGCCGACGTGGACCTTCACTTCCCCATCACGGTCGAGCAGCTCGTCCTCACCGGCCGCCGGCCACATCTGCCTCCGTGGCGCCGACCCCGTCACATCGACCGCCAGGCGGTCGCCGGCGCGCTCGAGCGCGTGGGGCTCACCGATCGCGGCCGGGATCCCATCGGCACCCTCTCCGGTGGCCAGGCGCAGCGCGCCTTCGTCGCCCGAGCGCTCACGCAGGAGGCGGGAGTCCTGCTGCTCGACGAGCCGATGGCCGGTCTCGACCTGCCGAGCACCACCGACCTCATCCACCTCCTCCGGTCGCTCGCCGACGACGGGCGCACCGTGCTCGTCGCCACCCACGACCTGGCCCTCACCCGCCACCATTTCGCCCGCTGCCTGGCCATCAACGGCCGACTCGTGGCCGACGGCTCGCCCGACCAGGTCCTCGACGCCGACACCCTCGATGCCACCTTTGGCAGCGGCACCGACCTCGCCGACCTGACCGTGGCGGCCGTCTGA
- a CDS encoding tellurite resistance/C4-dicarboxylate transporter family protein, translating into MATLFPGYFALVMATGIVTIGAEQQELSRLADGLYVVAGVAYVILVVLTVARLVRFPRRLIDDLTSHAKGFAFLTIVAGTNVLGSASGITQGWWDLAWVLWWISMCLWAVLVYATLIAVVLRSPKPGLGAGINGTWFLLTVSTESVAVLGALLLPFHPSETLAFLCLAAFLLGIVLYLIVMTMVFLRWTFHELEPTEAAPPAWIAAGAVAITVLAGSNLLGVAGTLGEALSPDVEAVVGRIDRVAPVIEGMVVLAWATATFWFPLMIAIGVWRHLIRRVPLRYDPAYWALVFPLGMYSVATFKMLAVLGPSTLDWLPKVALIVAAAAWTAAFVGLVHRGALGVARRRHPSPT; encoded by the coding sequence GTGGCCACCCTCTTCCCGGGCTACTTCGCCCTCGTGATGGCCACCGGCATCGTGACCATCGGGGCCGAGCAGCAGGAGCTGTCGCGGCTGGCCGACGGGCTGTACGTGGTCGCCGGGGTGGCCTACGTGATCCTGGTCGTGCTCACCGTGGCTCGGCTGGTCCGTTTCCCGAGACGACTGATCGACGACCTCACCAGCCACGCCAAGGGCTTCGCCTTCCTCACCATCGTGGCCGGCACCAACGTCCTCGGCAGCGCGTCGGGCATCACCCAGGGCTGGTGGGACCTGGCCTGGGTGCTGTGGTGGATCAGCATGTGCCTGTGGGCGGTCCTCGTCTACGCCACGCTCATCGCCGTCGTGCTGCGCTCCCCGAAGCCCGGTCTCGGCGCCGGCATCAACGGCACGTGGTTCCTGCTCACCGTGTCCACCGAGTCGGTGGCGGTGCTCGGCGCGCTGCTCCTGCCGTTCCATCCCAGCGAGACCCTGGCCTTCCTGTGCCTCGCTGCGTTCCTGCTGGGCATCGTGCTGTACCTGATCGTGATGACCATGGTGTTCCTGCGCTGGACGTTCCACGAGCTCGAGCCCACCGAAGCGGCACCGCCGGCATGGATCGCCGCCGGCGCCGTGGCCATCACCGTCCTGGCGGGCTCCAACCTCCTGGGCGTGGCCGGGACCCTGGGCGAGGCGCTCTCACCCGATGTGGAGGCGGTCGTCGGCCGCATCGACCGGGTCGCCCCCGTCATCGAGGGCATGGTCGTCCTCGCCTGGGCGACCGCCACCTTCTGGTTCCCACTGATGATCGCGATCGGCGTCTGGCGCCACCTCATCCGACGGGTGCCCCTGCGCTACGACCCCGCCTACTGGGCGCTGGTCTTCCCTCTCGGCATGTACAGCGTGGCCACGTTCAAGATGCTGGCCGTCCTCGGCCCCTCGACGCTGGACTGGCTCCCGAAGGTCGCGTTGATCGTGGCCGCCGCGGCCTGGACGGCGGCGTTCGTCGGTCTCGTGCACCGCGGCGCGCTCGGCGTGGCCCGACGCCGTCACCCGAGCCCGACCTGA
- a CDS encoding aldo/keto reductase, with protein MEYRRLGRSGLKLSVLSFGSWVTFGRQVDRDLALECLTTARDAGVNFFDNAEGYEGGESERVMGQALADLGWDRDTYVVSTKLFFGIKDDVNMKETLNRKYLLSAIDGSLERFGLDYVDLLFCHRPDPQTPIEETVWAMHDIVASGKALYWGTSEWSAEDIRTAWKIADRHHLHKPVMEQPQYSLLVPGRVEDEYAPLYDEIGLGLTTWSPLASGLLTGKYLDEVPDGSRLGLEGYEWLRDVLLTEDANQKVLALKAIADDLGCSLTHLAIAWCTRNPNVSTVILGASRVSQLEENLAALDVVPLLDDEVLTRIAAALA; from the coding sequence ATGGAATACCGCCGCCTCGGACGATCCGGCCTGAAGCTCAGCGTGCTGTCGTTCGGCTCGTGGGTGACCTTCGGGCGCCAGGTCGACCGCGACCTCGCTCTCGAGTGCCTGACCACCGCACGCGACGCCGGCGTGAACTTCTTCGACAACGCCGAGGGCTACGAGGGCGGCGAGTCCGAGCGGGTCATGGGCCAGGCCCTAGCCGACCTGGGCTGGGACCGGGACACCTACGTCGTGTCCACGAAGCTCTTCTTCGGCATCAAGGACGACGTCAACATGAAGGAGACGCTGAACCGCAAGTACCTGTTGTCGGCCATCGACGGCAGCCTCGAGCGCTTCGGGCTCGACTACGTCGACCTGCTGTTCTGCCACCGGCCGGACCCGCAGACGCCCATCGAGGAGACGGTGTGGGCGATGCACGACATCGTGGCGTCGGGCAAGGCCCTCTACTGGGGCACATCGGAGTGGAGCGCCGAGGACATCCGGACGGCCTGGAAGATCGCCGACCGTCACCACCTGCACAAGCCGGTGATGGAGCAGCCGCAGTACAGCCTGCTCGTGCCCGGCCGAGTCGAGGACGAGTACGCCCCGCTCTACGACGAGATCGGCCTCGGCCTCACCACGTGGAGCCCCCTGGCGTCGGGCCTGCTCACCGGCAAGTACCTCGACGAGGTGCCCGACGGCAGCCGCCTCGGCCTCGAGGGCTACGAGTGGCTGCGGGACGTGCTCCTCACCGAGGACGCCAACCAGAAGGTGCTGGCCCTGAAGGCCATCGCCGACGACCTCGGGTGCAGCCTCACCCACCTCGCCATCGCCTGGTGCACCCGCAACCCGAACGTCTCGACGGTGATCCTCGGCGCCAGCCGGGTGAGCCAGCTCGAGGAGAACCTCGCCGCCCTCGACGTGGTCCCCCTCCTCGACGACGAGGTCCTCACCCGCATCGCGGCGGCGCTGGCGTAG
- a CDS encoding ubiquinol-cytochrome c reductase iron-sulfur subunit gives MTAGTPVPDPQPIWKRDFPYEAAAEEEVTRREFARYLVAGAGVMAAGNVGLAIWTQLRTINAGRPRAIVPLDDVVVGDTFLFRYPTENDPAVLLRVDDRNVVAFSQKCTHLGCVVFFEADEQRWHCPCHEGNFEALTGAVRSGPPTRPLGRIDVEIRDDGVIWALGAKA, from the coding sequence ATGACCGCCGGCACCCCCGTCCCCGACCCGCAGCCCATCTGGAAGCGCGACTTCCCGTACGAGGCCGCGGCCGAGGAGGAGGTGACCCGCCGGGAGTTCGCTCGCTACCTCGTGGCTGGTGCCGGGGTGATGGCGGCCGGCAACGTGGGGCTCGCCATCTGGACCCAGCTGCGGACCATCAACGCGGGCCGACCGAGGGCGATCGTGCCGTTGGACGACGTGGTCGTGGGCGACACCTTCCTCTTCCGCTACCCCACCGAGAACGACCCCGCCGTCCTGCTGCGGGTCGACGACCGGAACGTGGTGGCGTTCAGCCAGAAGTGCACCCACCTCGGCTGCGTGGTGTTCTTCGAGGCCGACGAGCAGCGCTGGCACTGCCCCTGCCACGAGGGCAACTTCGAAGCCCTCACCGGCGCCGTGCGCTCGGGCCCCCCGACGCGGCCGCTCGGACGCATCGACGTCGAGATCCGCGACGACGGTGTCATCTGGGCGCTCGGGGCGAAGGCATGA